One window of Nicotiana tomentosiformis chromosome 11, ASM39032v3, whole genome shotgun sequence genomic DNA carries:
- the LOC104102010 gene encoding uncharacterized protein: MSKKYLDVEDFFCHVTNVLNVIGVSFKRRDLLRHLQAEKLEQLLESGEIHTGRGLNQEHGLQRPGDTRWGSYFKTLDNVIVIFSSIIRVLEVIEHERSTSNERNQAKYLLSEIITFKFVFMLHLMLKVLVMSNELNKILQKRDQDIVNAVEFLNITKKRLQDMRETGWESLLDDVSSFCHMHDIMIPKMDESYFPEKSKRKSFGICYSHHLCVDIFYVVIDVQLQELNDRFDVVSSDLLLRMASLNSANSFANFDKSRIMTLAKCYPNEFDEVHIRDLSYQLDTFIIHMRVGNPKFSNLQGISDLAKALVETNLVETNSYVYLLVKLTLILHVATATVERAFSSMKQIKNEERNNMGDQYLNDCLICYIERDVFTNVSNDVIIDRFQNMKARRGQL, encoded by the coding sequence ATGTCTAAAAAATATTTGGATGTCGAAGACTTCTTTTGTCATGTTACTAATGTATTGAATGTCATTGGAGTATCTTTTAAGCGCAGAGATTTGCTTCGCCATCTTCAAGCTGAAAAACTGGAGCAATTACTTGAGTCCGGTGAAATTCATACCGGGCGAGGACTAAATCAAGAACACGGGCTTCAAAGACCAGGTGATACTCGTTGGGGATCATATTTCAAAACATTAGATAACGTTATTGTTATTTTCTCATCTATTATTCGTGTACTTGAAGTGATTGAACATGAACGTTCCACCTCAAATGAGAGAAATCAAGCAAAATATCTTTTGAGTGAGATAATAACATTCAAATTTGTTTTTATGCTTCACTTGATGTTGAAAGTTTTGGTAATGTCAAATGAGTTGAACAAGATCCTACAAAAGAGAGATCAAGATATTGTTAATGCCGTGGAGTTTCTTaatattacaaagaaaagattgcAAGATATGAGGGAAACTGGATGGGAATCTTTGCTAGATGATGTTTCCTCATTTTgtcatatgcatgatattatgaTTCCCAAGATGGATGAATCCTATTTTCCTGAAAAGTCGAAGCGTAAGTCTTTTGGTATTTGTTATTCACACCACTTGTGTGTTGATATCTTTTATGTTGTAATTGATGTGCAACTTCAAGAGCTTAATGACCGTTTTGATGTAGTGAGTAGCGATTTGCTTCTTAGGATGGCTAGTTTGAATTCAGCCAATTCTTTTGCTAATTTTGATAAAAGTAGAATAATGACTTTAGCAAAATGTTACCCAAATGAGTTTGATGAAGTACACATTCGAGACTTGAGTTATCAACTAGATACTTTCATAATTCATATGCGAGTTGGCAATCCCAAGTTCTCCAACTTGCAAGGAATTAGTGATTTGGCAAAAGCATTGGTTGAGACAAATCTTGTGGAGACTAATTCGTATGTTTATTTACTTGTGAAGTTAACTCTGATTTTACATGTTGCTACCGCAACTGTGGAGAGAGCATTCTCATCCATGAAGCAGATAAAGAATGAAGAGAGGAACAATATGGGTGATCAATATTTAAATGATTGTTTAATTTGTTACATAGAGCGTGATGTATTTACAAATGTAAGTAATGATGTCATTATTGAtcgttttcaaaatatgaaagctCGTCGAGGACAATTGTAA